The DNA region GGTAAAATTCAGCGACTGGGCGCTATCAACCTTGCTGCAATTGATGAACATAAACAACAAGAAGAGCGCAAAGTTTATTTAGATTCGCAGCACGACGATTTAGCCGAAGCCTTAGAAACATTAGAAGCAGCCATTCGAAAAATTGATAAAGAAACCCGAACACGCTTTAAGGAAACCTTCGATAGAATAAACTCCGGCCTCAAAGAACTGTTTCCAAAAGTTTTCGGTGGAGGTCATGCCTACCTTGAGTTGACCGGTGAAGACTTACTTGATACGGGGGTTGCTGTTATGGCTCGGCCTCCGGGTAAAAGAAATTCTACGATACATTTATTATCTGGTGGAGAAAAAGCACTTACAGCAATCGCGTTGGTCTTTTCAATATTCCAGTTAAATCCTGCTCCGTTTTGTATGCTCGATGAGGTTGATGCTCCGTTAGATGATGCAAACGTCAGTCGTTTCTGTAACCTCGTAAAGAGTATGTCAGAGAAAGTGCAGTTTATTTATATCTCTCACAATAAAGTTGCCATGGAAATGGCGCATCAATTAGCTGGGGTAACCATGCAAGAGCCTGGTGTATCTCGTCTAGTTGCTGTCGATATTGATGAGGCCGCTGCGATGGCAGCATTGTAATAGGAGTAACCTATGGAATGGCAGTTACGAATAATTTTGGGAATTATCGGCGCAATAATTATTGGGCTTGTGGCCTTTGATGGCCTTAGACGTAATCGTCGAAAAAAGGGAAAAACCACGCCTTTACCGAAAATTGATCCAGAGCAAAGAGATCGCGAAGGTTTTGACTTTACGGGTGTGGGGGAAGCAAGAGTCATCAGTTCTGATCCCTCTTTGGCTGAAACGGTGCGGTATGAACAAGGCATGCCAGAAAAGGATTTATCGAAAGGTCAAATGACAGCCAGTGGTGATGATGATCTTCATATAACCGCGTCTCGTGATGAGTCATTTCAAGCTGAAGAACCTCTTACTATTGATAGAGACGAAGAGCTTTATCCTGATAGCGACGAACCTGAATTAATTTTTTCACTAACGTTGGTTAATGAAGAGGCGTTTAATGGGCAAGAACTATTGTCAGCCTTAGTCGAAAATGGCTGTCGTTTTGGCGAAATGAATATTTTTCACCGTTTTAAAAGTGCTAAAGAGCCAAAACAAAAATTGTTCTCAATTGCTAATGCATTTAATCCCGGCGTATTCGACTTAGATACTATGCCTAATGAAGCCTTTAAAGGCATATCCTTTTTTATGGGGGTGCCGGGTGGAACAGAACCGGAATTTGCTTATAAGACGATGGTCGAAACGGCCAGACAATTAAAAAATAGCATTGGTGGTAAGTTAATGGATAGTTCACGAAGCGTGTTCACTGATCAAACCTATCATCATGAATTAGAAAAAATAAACGATTATAAAAGAAGAAAACTAGCAAAAGCTTAATCCTATGTCAGAATCTGTAATTCAACGTGTCGAGTCCTTACGACATATTATTGACGAACACAATTACGCCTATTATGTTTTAGATGAGCCTAGTATTCCTGATGCAGAATACGACAGGCTGCTTCGTGAACTCCAGCAAATTGAGTCGCAACATCCCGATCTCATCACGCCTGATTCACCAACGCAGCGAGTGGGTGCTAAAGCGGACACGGAGTTCGAAAAGGTTGAACATCTAATACCCATGTTATCTCTTGATAATGTGTTTTCTTTAGAAGAACTCGATGCGTTTAATCGTCGACTGGATGAACGTTTAACAAACGATTCTCATCGAGAGTTTGTTTGCGAGCCTAAACTCGATGGTTTAGCGGTAAGTTTACTGTATGAAAATGGCATTTTAACTCGAGCGGCTACTCGTGGTGACGGAGCCGTCGGTGAAAATATTACTTTGAATGTTCGAACAATCAAGAGTGTGCCCTTGAAATTGCGTGGTGATTTTCCTCGGAAGGTGGAGGTTAGAGGCGAAGTCTTTATGACGCTTAAGGCTTTCAACACGCTCAATGACAACGCTCGAGAAAATCAAGAGAAAGTATTTGCTAATCCTAGAAATGCTGCAGCTGGAAGTCTACGACAACTAGATCCGGCAATCACGGCAAAACGCGATCTTTCCATTTATATCTACAGTCTTGGTTTAGCCGAAGGTGTTGAGCTAGCGCCGACGCATTTTGATCGATTGAATCAAATTCGTAGTTGGGGACTTCCTGTCTGCCCAGAAGTGAAGTTAAAAAAAGGGAAGTCGGAATGTTCTGAATACTATCAAGCAATTTTAGAGAAAAGAGGCCAACTGCCTTATGAAATTGATGGGGTAGTTTATAAAGTTAATAATATAGAAGATCAAGAACAACTAGGTTTTGTAGCTAGAGCACCGCGTTGGGCGACTGCGCATAAATTTCCTGCGCAAGAAGAAACAACTATTTTAAAACAGGTAGATTTTCAAGTCGGTCGTACCGGTGCAATAACCCCGGTCGCTCGACTAGAGCCCGTTTTTGTTGGAGGCGTTACTGTCAGTAATGCAACGTTGCATAATATGGACGAAATACACCGTCTCGACGTACATGAAGGCGATACTGTCATTATTCGTCGAGCTGGCGATGTGATTCCTCAAGTTGTTAGCGTTGTACTTGAGCGTAGACCTGAAGGTGCTTCTCCTATTTCTATGCTAACCGAATGTCCGGTGTGTCATTCTTCAGTTGAACGCGAAGAAGAGCAAGCAATCTATCGATGTACTGGTGGACTATTTTGTGCTGCTCAAAGAAAAGAAGCGATTAAACATTTCTCATCTAGAAAAGCAATGAATATTGACGGACTCGGGGATAAACTCGTTGAACAACTGGTCGATGCTGACAAGATTAAAAACATAGCCGATCTGTATCGGTTGAGTGAAGACGATATCCTAGACTTAGATCGCATGGCAGAAAAGTCAGCGAAAAAACTCATCCATGCAATCGAAGCTAGTAAAAAGACGACCTTAGCTAAGTTTATCTATTCACTAGGTATCCGCGAAGTCGGTGAAGTGACAGCCATGACGTTAGCTAATGAACTTGCCGAGATTCAGAGCATTAGCGATGCAACGGAAGAACAATTGGTTGCACTTCCTGATATCGGGCCAATCGTAGCTCGACATATTTGTGCGTTCTTTGATAATGAAGAGAACCGCTCAGTCATTAACCAGTTGCTTGAACTAGGCGTTTATTGGCCAAAGGTAACGCCTGTAGACGATCTTCCTCAGCCATTAAAAGGTCAAGTCATTGTTTTGACGGGTACATTTGAAACGATGGGAAGAAACGAAGCGAAAGAAAAATTAATTGCTCTAGGCGCTAAGGTCAGTGGTAGCGTATCGTCTAAGACATCGGTTGTATTTGCTGGGCCCGGCGCGGGATCAAAACTAACGAAAGCGCAAGATCTTGGTGTTGAAGTAAAAGATGAACAGGCTCTATTAGCAATTTTGGAACAATATCAATAAGGAAATAGCGATGACATTCTCCAGTCATTTGATCAAATCGTTGCTCGTATTTTGTTTGTTTGGCCTTCAACAAGCTAATGCGACGTGTGAATACGATGAGCGAGCATTGATGGCTCTATCACTGAATCAATTTGATCAAGATATGAATGGAGGATGGAGGGCGGTTTCGCAACAGACGGGATGTAGCCTTGCTGCCGCAGAATTAATAAAAAAGTACAGAATTGACAATAAGAGAACGGAGAAGATCTTGCTGTGGCATGAAGGACAGTTGAGGGCAGAGGCTAATCAGATAAAGGAAGCGGTCGAGTTATTTAAGCAGTCTTTTGAAGAGCAAGATCTGATGGGATGGAATCACTACGTTAACGCTTCAATAGCTTTCTTAGAACAAGATTTGGAAACTTTGAAGAAAGAACGTGCTCTCTTAGCGGCCATAGAAAAACCAGACGGATTACATATGACTGATCCTAACGGAAAACCCATTAAGATCAGCTGGCCACCGAACTTAAACGTTGTTGATAAATTGGTAGAATGCTTTGGGAAAAGTTATAAAGAAGCCTATTCTGGCTGTCACTCAGAATAGGTTGCTTTAAATACGCTGATCAATCGATTTATGGCATCGTCATCAATATCCAAATGGATGACTAGGCGCAATTCTTTTCCATTAGGCAGTACGATATTATTGTCTTTTGCTAAAGAATGGAATTGGTTCAAGCTTTCTTCAGGCACATCGATAAACACCATATTGGTTTGTGCTGAGTAAGGTTTCAGGGAAATGCCTTTTATTTCACTAAGAGCTTCGTGAAGAATTTGTGCTCGTTGATGATCTTCCGCCAGTCGTTCAACGTTATTTTTAAGTGCGTATATTCCTGCTGCGGCGAGCAAACCTGCTTGGCGCATACCTCCGCCTAGCATTTTACGCCAACGCTTGGCTTCTTGAATTAACTCAAATGAACCGACGAGTACAGAACCGACCGGCGCACCTAGTCCTTTCGATAAGCAAATGGAGATTGAGTCAAAGGGCTCTGCGATTGTCGCTGCTGATTGATTGCTAGCAACAGAAGCATTGAATAATCGGGCTCCATCCAAATGAAACTTAAGTTTGTATTCGTCGCAAATTGATTTTGTTGAGTGAATGTAATCTTGAGGAACAACACACCCGAAACAGGTATTTTCTAAGCTGATAAGTTTTGTTTTAGCAAAGTGGATATCATTCGGTTTAATGGCCTGTTTTATGAGATCAATCGGTATGATACCAGGAGACTCAAAGGCAATTGGCTGAGGCTGTATGCTTCCTAAAACAGCAGCGCCTCCACCTTCGTACTTATACGTGTGGGCGTGTTGTCCTACTATGTATTCATCGCCACGCTGACAATGACTAAGCAGGGCTAGTAGGTTTGACTGTGTGCCGCTGGGAGCAAATAAAGCTGCGGACTTTCCGAGTAAGTGAGCTGAGTATTCTTCTAGCTCTTTAACGGTGGGATCTTCCTCATAAACATCGTCACCGAGCGGCGCTTTCAGCATAGCACTTTTCATTTCTTCACTCGGAAGAGTGACCGTATCGCTTCTAAAGTCGGCTACTTTCATATCAATTTGTGCTCAATAAGTTTTTAAAACGGTAACTGGATTATAACTCAGATAAACCTTTCGTTAGTATTTTAACGAATTGATTGTAAATTTTTGCTAATTCGACCTTGTCGAAGTCTTTAATTCTTGGAGTATGAACATGCCCCGTCGGAATACTTGAACTTTCTTTTTGTCTAACTCGCAGTGTTCGATAAGAAATTTCATTGGATAAATAGCCACCTCCTGATCCAGATACAGATGTTTTGTTTTCTAATTCTTCAATGGATTGTGCATCAAGGTTTACAACCACTGCGTTTTCTAAAAAAGACACCTTACCATTATCATTAATAGAATAGGGACCAGCTGCTGTCTTCATTTTATTTGCAGGAAGACTGAACTCGATGAACTCTGGCCCAGATAGGGTTGTATCACCGAGATTGGGTTTGAGTGGATTATCGGAACTTGCCCCGGTATAAACATTGTTGTTGTCGGGAGCTACACTGGATCGTCTTAAACCTGGGTATCTTTCTAAATCAAAGTCTGAACGTCCCATGCTAACCGTCACTAACATGGCTAACTCATTCTCTCGATAAAAAGGCGTCACGATTTTTTCGATCAAACCTAAGTCAAAATCAGAGAATCTTACCGGTATAACAACGGATTGTATTTCGAAGGTTGTTCCGTCAATACTGAATGTTTTGCCATCTAACATTAAAGCGATGACTCCCGAAGGATTGGATTGTTTTATGTTGCGATCGAGCAAGAAGGGATCGAATCCAGTAATTAAAACTTTCTTATTAACGCTCTCAGAATGTTTAGTGAATTCAAGGTCGGCTATTCCGCGTGAGGCGGTTTCAAACGCATCAAGAAAAGATTGTTGCCTATTGGGATTGTTCTTCAAGGTGGAATTCGATGTGAATAACGCTTTCAATGCTTTCGACACATTTAAACGGTTCCAATATAGTTCTCGATCATCGAAAGTCGCATTATCTTGAATTTTCTTTCTGAAGTGCTGCCAAAGATCTCGCCCGATAATCTTGGCGATCTTTTGGCAGTCGGCGTCGTTACTGCAATTTGTAGTAAGCATTTGTACGTTTTCTGGCAGCGTGTATGACAGTATATTTTCAATCTCAGTCGATATCTTTTGTACTCGATCTTCTTCAATATCGGCAAAAGCGAAGGAACAAAAAAAGGCTAAGGAGTAGAAAGGAGGAATGCAGAGTTTTAGTGTTTTCATGTCTTTAATTCTCATTACGCAATTATTTTGACAATATACTTTAACTTTTAGTCTTAAATTATTGATATATTTTGATAATTTTTATGGTAAGGGTTAGTATTCCGCAATTATTTCTGATTGAGTATATGTTTTTTGAATGCGAATATTACGAACGTTAGTTAAATACTTTTCATGTTTCTCACTGTTAACGAGTGTCTCAGTTACTGCTCAAGAAGACAAGTGGAACTCTATCACTCTCGATAATGATTTGTTTATTGGGGACGACAGCGGCTACTCTAATGGCCTTCGTTATTCCTATTACAAATCTAATGATGCAGGGTTAGTCGAGCCTGGACTGTTAAATTATTCTATGCTTTGGAGTCTTGATTTAACTCACGTTAAAGCGAGTTATAAAGCTTCAACATTCGGTCAAAGTATTGTTACACCTAGGGACATTAGAGTATCTGAAGAACAACCAAATGATGTTCCTTACTCAGGGTTAATGTCGTTCACACAAATCTTAGTTATTGATCATGGAAACTATGCCGATCGAGTGAGTAGTACTCTAGGGATTATTGGGCCAAACTCAGGTGCAGAAAACACTCAAAAAGTCATTCATAAGTTAACCGGTTCAGATATTCCTAAAGGTTGGAAATATCAATTGGGCAATGAGTTTGTATTTCAGTTTTCTCGAGGAAGAGCGTGGAGAACCTGGGCATCACAAAGTGACAATTTTGACCTGGTGACCGGTTACGATTTAAAGATAGGGACGCTAGAGTCATCGGTATCTTGGGGTGGAATGATGCGTTATGGACGAGATATGGCATTGACATACAGCTCAGCTTTGTTAAATGATGATAGAGCATCAAACCCGGTAAATATTAATGGTGGTTGGTTTTTTTATGCCGGTATTGAAGGCCGATATATGCACAATATTATCTTCTTAGATGGCAATACCTTCAAAGATAGCCCTTCGATCGATTATCCACCTTTCCAATTTAACGGCGTGTTTGGCTTTACCTATGCCTGGGAAGAAATTTCTATCTCGATTGCAATAAACAATATTGATGTATTTGCGTCGAGCTCAAATAACGAAGATATTAAGGAATATGGTTCGTTTACACTTTTGTGGCGACTATAGAATCATGACTGAAACCGTTAATAAAAATGTTGTTTTGCGACAAAAAAGACAATTGCTCAGATCTGAAATTAGATAATTAACGTTTTCTCTTCTCGTTCTTTAATTAACTTGAATCCGCTTCTTTCAAGGCTTAACGCATGACATTCTTTCTTTGTATCTGGTCAATATAGTTGTTACAGCACTAAAGTAGTATATCTAGAATTTTAACTTATCGATTGACTGAGTGCGCAGTCTACCAGTCGATGGTTCTCGACTCGTAAGTAATAAATATAAAAACGAGGAGGACTCTATATGCAAAAGTTATTTATATTTCTATTTTTTACACTTTTAGTATCACAAGCTCCGGCGGGCCAGTGGCAACAAAACGTTTCTATTGGCGGATTTAATAATGTTCACATCTATACTCCAGACACCACGTCACCCATTGGCGATGGGCGCTCATTGTTAATTGTTCTTCATGGTTGCGTTCAGCCTATTAATAATTATCTAACCGCAAATTTAGAAGATGCTGCAGAACAGTGGGGAATGGTTATTGCGGTACCCGATGCGATGAATAAAGCTGGCTTTAGTTGTTGGTCTTACTGGCAAGGAACCAAGTCTCGTGCTTCAGGCGATTATAAAAACTTAATTCAACTCGCCAATATAATGTCTTCACAAGCTTCTCGAAATATTGATGCGAATCAGGTGTATATCGCTGGTTTGTCGTCAGGTGCAAGTTTTGCTAATACCACTGCCTGCCTAGCGCCAGATGTATTTGCTGGTATGGGTATTAGTGCGGGCCCGAGCATTGGCACCAGTTCGAATGGCGCCTTGGGTCCCTGTGAAAGTGCCGACGTAAAAGCTCGATGTGAATCTTATTCGGGTTCATACAAATCTTGGTTTGCAAGTCAGATTGCATCGATAGCTCATGGAGATAATGATTCGACGGTTAACCAATGTTATAACCAACAAAATGCCAATGGAATGGCGGCGGTTTACAACGTTCAACCATTAAATGGAAGTCAACTGTTAAGCGCTGACGGTGGAACGGCTGAAGAATTTCTATGGCAAGGTAGTCGAGTCTCAATGTTGTGGTTAAATAATGTTGATCACGCATGGTCTGGTGGTGCTGGTGCAAGTGGTGGCTACATTTCTAATAGCAGCATTAATTATGCAAGTTATCTAGGCAAATTCTTTAGTCAGAATAACATGCGAGTTGACCGTAACCTTGGACCTGTGATTTCAAATGTTTCTATTACCACTAACTCATCGAGTGCAATCATTGTCGGAGATGCGCTTGACGAAGAGGGCGAGGTTAGCGAAGTTCAGTTAACTACTTCGATCTATGAGAACGGCGAGTGGATTGAACTCTCACAAACGACAACGAATGACCTATCGAGCGACGGTCAATTTGGTTTTCAGCTAACTAATTTAATCGATGGTTATTATCAGGCTAAGATTATCGCTGTTGATAATTTTAATAAGTCTGGAGAAGCGATCTTTGAAAACTTTAGAATCGGTGATCTTCCTCCAGAGCAGTCTCCTGTATTATCCAATGTTGTCGCGAGTGTGTCAGGACAATGCGTTACTGTTTCTGGAACCGTTTACGATGTGAATGACAATTTAAGCCGAGTTCAAATTCAAATAGACCAACGATCCATTATTGCAACGTTACAAGGGGATGGTTTTGAAGGCGAAATGTGTGAAGTCAGTGGCGGTAACCGAGTCGCAAATATTACAGCAGTTGATGACACCAACTTAACGGCGTCGACGCAGGTTAGCTTTGTGATCGATGCAGGTAAAACGGGCGATTATAATTATCATATCAATCAAGGTCATATTACTTGGGGTGATGGCTATAGTGCTTGCTATCTTGCATTTGGTACTAGTGAGTTTACCATGCGAGAGTTCAGTCTAGGTGATAATCAATGTGAGTGGCGGGCTGATCAAAATGCATCATGTAACGGTCCAACTCAAATTTGTGAATCAGCACCAAGTGAACCTGACAGTGATAATGATGGCGTTCCAGATAGCTTAGATAACTGCCCGAATATCAGTAACCCCGATCAGCTAGACAGTGATAATGACGGTATCGGTGATCTATGTGAAGCAACTCCGCCCCCTACGGTTGAATGTGAGGAGTTCTCCTCAAGTAACTATGCTCATGTAAATGCTGGCCGGGCGACAACGAGCGGCGGTTATGTATTTGCGCTTGGTTCAGGTGATGCAATGGGCTTTTATAATATCTTTCAGCAGAATACGCTAAGATTGGTCAGTGAAGGCTATTATGAGCTTGGGAGTTGTCCTTAGAAAGTCGTCGAGATCTGAATGAATCACCATTCAGATCTCTATCACTTCACCTCTTAAAGGCGCTAGCCGAGACAAAAGTTGGTTTTGTGTCGATGTAGAGTAGTCAAGCGTTTGCATCGCATTAACTAACAACTCAACAAGGTGATTAAAATCTGCTTCATTAATATGCATGCCGCTATGAATATCTTGCATCGAGTCTCCATCATAAGTGCAGGGTCCATCACTAATGGAGCAAAAATGTAACTCTAAGCCCCTACGAAAATGAGTAACATTGCTTTCTGCAAAGTAATGAAAAATTTGTTGGTCACTGCCAATGTTTTTAATTAATTGATCAACTAATCTCGATACACCTTGTGAGCCTCCAAGTTTTGCATAAAGAGTCGGAGCGTCAGCATCTGATTTTCCAAGATGTGCGCAAGACGAAATCCATAAAATACTAGTCGCGAAAATGACCCGATAAACTTGTTTGTAAGATAAGCGCATAATTTGATCCTTTAAAAAGACTTTCTAAAAGTACCCTGTTAATGAAAGGTAGGTTCCGTTTTGGTCGTTGAGACCCGCGATAGTCCCGAAGTCTAGATACGCTGCTGTGACGCTTAGATTTTTTTGTGGGAACCATGCGACAAAGAGATCTTTCCATGCACTTTCATTGAGTGTTAGGTTGTCAGGCTTTTGACGATATTCGAATCCAATCGCCCAATGTTGGTTTAAGAAAAGAGCTGTTGAAAACTCGACATTAATGGATGATGACTCTTCTGCTGAAGAAAATCCTAAAAATCCAGTTTCATTCGCTTTTGTTCTACGCGCAGTCATATTCCAATATAAATTGCGACCTGCGAAGGCGGCAAGATGTAGCTTACTCGCACTAATGTAGATGTCCGTCCCACTCGATTGACCCGCGCCCAGTGCGAAAGCGACATCAGAGTCTTTTAGACTTTTGTCTTGTATTCCAAGGCTTACTTGAGGCCAGGCGCTATAAACAATATCACCGTATAATCGAAACTTTGCCCCAATCACTTCTTGTGAAATACTTGTAGACAATGGTTGAACACCTAAGGTTTGCTCTGCATAGCTAACTTCAACTCGATCAAATAACCCAACTTGTACTCCACAACTCGTTAAATCGAAATCTCGTAAGTTCACTTTTGAACAAAAGGCATTGGCAGACCACTGATTTTCAGTGTCGTAACCTGCTAGCTGAGCCCAAGGCACAATTCCGCCACCAGCCGAACCTTCAAATGTCGATACCCCCGGTGTGCCCAACAGCTTACCTTGCGCAATGCAATCGAAGCTGATTAAAAATGTGAGTAAAGCAATAGTTTCTCTAAACATTTATTGACTCTCTAACCATGTGACTAATTCATTAGCTTTAACTGGCCGGCTTAAGTGATAACCTTGAGCATGATTGCAGCCATACTTTTTAAGAAGGTCAAGCGACTCTTTGTTCTCAACCCCTTCAGCCACGACATTTAATCCTAATTTATGCCCTAAATTTATCGTGGAACTGACAATTTGTTTGTCTTGATGAGAGGTGTTGAGTTCTAGAATAAAGCTTTTATCAATTTTCAATTCATCGATGGGTAGTTGTTTTAGTTTTGCTAGCGAAGATTGTCCGATACCATAGTCATCTACGGAAATATAGGTGCCCATTTTTTTCAACTGTTGTAACCGATGCACAATTAAGTCTTCATTCTGCATAATGTCTCGTTCCGTGAGCTCAATAGTGATTTGATTTGAGTCTACCTCGTAAGCACTTAGACTACTCAGCAGGAAGTCGATGAACTGTGGATGAGAGAGGTCTTGAGCCGACACATTAATGGCTACTTTGAGTTGAATGTCGAGAGTTTTCCACTTTTGTATTTGACTCAACGCTTCTTTGATCACCCATTGAGTAAGCGATATGATCAGACCTGACTGCTCAGCAAGAGAGACAAATAATTCTGGTGAAACAAAGTTACCCGAGCTATCTTGCCAACGAATGAGCGCCTCGACTTTATCTATTTCACCGGTGCTAAGATTGAGTTTCGGCTGATAAACCAAGAACAGGGAATTCCCGGGATTCTGCAAAACTAATTTTAATTCCTCTATGATTTTTAGCCGAGCCAAGTAATTTTCTTCTTCGCCATTTTGGTAATATCGTACAGATAGTGACTCGGCTCGTGCAGCATCGATAGCAATATTTGCTCGTCTCAGCAGATCCTCAGCATTATTGCCATGTTCGGGAACCTTTAAAACACCGAGTCTTAAACGAGTATTAATCATTAGGTTTCCAATTGAAAGTTCTTTGTCAAAGTACTGAATAAGCGTCGTTATAAAATTTTCAGTGAATACTTCTTCAGCAATGCCTTGTTCAATCGGTATGCTCAAGAGAAACTCATCACCGCCCACACGGCCATAAATGGCGTCTTCAAAATGACAGTTTGAAGCACTTAAAAATACTGGTAACTCGAGCGCAAATGACTGCAAAACTTTATCACCTATACTGGCTCCTAAAACGTCATTTATTCGCCTAAACCCACGGATGTTAATCGCGATAACAAGTCTTGGTTGATTTGAACGCAGTTTTACATCGAGCTCTTCAATAACGGTCTGTCGATTAAATAAGTCGGTTAACTTGTCGTGCCTTGCTTGATGTTTAATCTTATGCTCTCTTAGTGAAATTTCGCTCCCCATTTTTTCAAAAGACTCATGCAGTGTTTTGACTTCTTGATTAACTTTATGATTTAAGGGTTGAATTTCATACTCACCTTTGGCAAAAAGTCTGGTAGAGCGCACTAAGTCATTGATTGGATTTACTAGGTTTTTTGATAACCAGCTACTCAGGATGATCGCGAGTACGACGATTGTTAATGAAAGAATGACGATAAAGTAAACTAGTGTGTCGAACTCCTTATATATTTCCTGCATACTCGACGAAAGAATGATAGTGATGTTCTTGGCTTGATTTAGAGTTACCAGCCTGTTGATGTATTGAGGACGCTCAACGAATAATTCAGCGGCAATAAAATCGCTATTAAAGATTTGTGCATTAAGTTCTTGAAGGTTATCTGCTGAGCTAAAAATCCAATTGTTATCGATATCAGTAAAGCTAACATCGAGTGTTGTAAGCCGCTTTAACTCTGTTAAAAAGGTATTATTAATCGCAAAGCCGATGATGCAATAGCCGACCGTGTGTGGCGCTTTTATCGGGAGCATTATAACTTCATACAATACACCTTCTAAGTAGATAAATTGAGCACTGCTTTGCTGATTAGTGTTTCCTTGAAAGGCATCTCCCAGCATTTTTGCGTCAATTTTTGAACCCAGATTGTTGGATACCAGTTCT from Pleionea litopenaei includes:
- a CDS encoding DUF3034 family protein, whose product is MFRETIALLTFLISFDCIAQGKLLGTPGVSTFEGSAGGGIVPWAQLAGYDTENQWSANAFCSKVNLRDFDLTSCGVQVGLFDRVEVSYAEQTLGVQPLSTSISQEVIGAKFRLYGDIVYSAWPQVSLGIQDKSLKDSDVAFALGAGQSSGTDIYISASKLHLAAFAGRNLYWNMTARRTKANETGFLGFSSAEESSSINVEFSTALFLNQHWAIGFEYRQKPDNLTLNESAWKDLFVAWFPQKNLSVTAAYLDFGTIAGLNDQNGTYLSLTGYF
- a CDS encoding EAL domain-containing protein, which encodes MIKIKSLKNQIAILSTASVVITSVCLLFIFWWSSSQYNFHQISKQMQSAESVLIEYLSAKEQVLTTSAKVLTADFGFKQAIATQDVETIQSVLDNHAARIEADLMILMNTNGELVSNNLGSKIDAKMLGDAFQGNTNQQSSAQFIYLEGVLYEVIMLPIKAPHTVGYCIIGFAINNTFLTELKRLTTLDVSFTDIDNNWIFSSADNLQELNAQIFNSDFIAAELFVERPQYINRLVTLNQAKNITIILSSSMQEIYKEFDTLVYFIVILSLTIVVLAIILSSWLSKNLVNPINDLVRSTRLFAKGEYEIQPLNHKVNQEVKTLHESFEKMGSEISLREHKIKHQARHDKLTDLFNRQTVIEELDVKLRSNQPRLVIAINIRGFRRINDVLGASIGDKVLQSFALELPVFLSASNCHFEDAIYGRVGGDEFLLSIPIEQGIAEEVFTENFITTLIQYFDKELSIGNLMINTRLRLGVLKVPEHGNNAEDLLRRANIAIDAARAESLSVRYYQNGEEENYLARLKIIEELKLVLQNPGNSLFLVYQPKLNLSTGEIDKVEALIRWQDSSGNFVSPELFVSLAEQSGLIISLTQWVIKEALSQIQKWKTLDIQLKVAINVSAQDLSHPQFIDFLLSSLSAYEVDSNQITIELTERDIMQNEDLIVHRLQQLKKMGTYISVDDYGIGQSSLAKLKQLPIDELKIDKSFILELNTSHQDKQIVSSTINLGHKLGLNVVAEGVENKESLDLLKKYGCNHAQGYHLSRPVKANELVTWLESQ